From the Cryptomeria japonica chromosome 2, Sugi_1.0, whole genome shotgun sequence genome, one window contains:
- the LOC131066762 gene encoding protein LURP-one-related 6, which produces MQRTPEKMSQSNVILRPVVSKQFCSTSLKVFTVRKRPCTINGGGFVVMDSSHGDEIFRVEGCGAAVKDRALLQDAEGNGVLCIKREVGIVQVFSLHKKWKGFVPDEIDGHEKPIFKASSSICSANDSVKVSLIQSKAKKGWDYEIVGSFAERACTIYDDSHAIAAKVSLNNVVKDAIRSKDVYNVEVQAGIDQAFVFGLVAVLEKLSGEDGN; this is translated from the exons ATGCAGAGGACCCCAGAGAAGATGAGTCAGAGTAATGTCATTCTTCGGCCTGTTGTGAGCAAGCAATTCTGCTCAACGTCACTTAAAGTGTTTACTGTGAGGAAGAGGCCCTGCACTATAAATGGCGGCGGTTTTGTTGTGATGGATTCTTCCCATGGAGATGAAATATTCAGAGTGGAGGGCTGCGGCGCAGCTGTAAAAGACCGCGCTCTGCTTCAGGACGCTGAAGGCAATGGTGTCCTCTGCATCAAACGCGAG GTTGGGATAGTACAGGTGTTCAGCCTTCACAAGAAATGGAAAGGATTTGTACCGGACGAAATAGATGGGCACGAGAAGCCCATTTTTAAGGCGAGCAGTTCCATTTGCTCAGCCAACGACTCTGTGAAGGTGTCACTTATTCAATCCAAAGCTAAGAAGGGCTGGGACTATGAAATTGTGGGCAGTTTTGCAGAACGAGCATGTACCATTTACGATGATTCTCACGCCATCGCAGCAAAG GTGAGCCTGAATAACGTAGTAAAAGATGCAATCCGGAGCAAGGACGTATATAATGTTGAAGTGCAGGCAGGGATTGATCAGGCGTTTGTGTTTGGGCTGGTTGCTGTTCTTGAAAAGCTAAGTGGGGAAGATGGCAATTGA